A single genomic interval of Terriglobales bacterium harbors:
- the grpE gene encoding nucleotide exchange factor GrpE produces MPKANGKPEVEPRELDVEHELPPAEEDGFVEKPQQSEAAPAAPPVEQELARITAERDALLDRLARQQAEFENARKRALREQGEHREYAVADAVRSLLPVLDSLERALNTAAGPEDLRSGVELIRRQFEDTLVKLGLRAVPAVGEPFDPRLHQAVEMVDREDVPDHQVIEELQRGYKLKDRLLRPAMVRVARNPKK; encoded by the coding sequence ATGCCGAAAGCCAACGGGAAGCCGGAAGTCGAGCCGCGCGAGCTGGACGTGGAACACGAACTCCCACCCGCGGAAGAAGACGGCTTCGTTGAGAAACCCCAGCAATCGGAAGCGGCGCCCGCCGCGCCTCCGGTAGAGCAGGAACTGGCCCGCATCACCGCGGAGCGAGACGCCCTGCTCGACCGCCTGGCGCGGCAGCAGGCGGAATTCGAGAACGCCCGCAAGCGGGCCCTGCGCGAGCAGGGAGAGCACCGCGAGTACGCCGTGGCGGACGCCGTGCGCTCGCTGCTGCCGGTGCTGGACAGCCTGGAACGCGCCCTGAACACGGCAGCCGGTCCGGAGGATCTGCGCAGCGGCGTGGAGCTGATCCGCCGCCAGTTCGAAGACACGCTGGTCAAGCTCGGCCTGCGCGCCGTTCCGGCCGTGGGCGAGCCGTTCGATCCCCGGCTGCATCAAGCGGTGGAGATGGTGGATCGCGAGGACGTGCCCGACCACCAGGTGATTGAAGAACTGCAGCGTGGCTACAAGCTCAAGGACCGCCTGTTGCGTCCCGCCATGGTGCGCGTGGCGCGCAATCCCAAGAAGTAA
- the hrcA gene encoding heat-inducible transcriptional repressor HrcA — protein MPQPEPIGRREREILTALVRTYITSGEPVGSRTLSRSNQEGLSAATIRNVMADLTEAGYLEQPHTSAGRVPTAAAYRYYVEQISGQTNLAPGDEELIRDSFQGVSDIQEFLERTSHVLSLISSNVGVAVAGGARNALQHIYFSRLAPQKILAVVVMRSGLVRDRVLRLPHDIPQADLDAAARYLNENFAGWTIEDMHQEMSRRIERERSEYDRLMQSLAELQKQGALSPVEVAPAQVYIEGAANLVVNEEDRDRLRRLLQTLEEKQKVADLLSAYLDARQEAVRVVIGLEEALPDMRNFVLIGAPARVGQDVMGSLAVIGPTRIDYQHTITAVSYIAKLFDKLLNEEK, from the coding sequence ATGCCGCAGCCGGAGCCAATCGGTCGCAGGGAGCGTGAGATACTCACCGCGCTGGTGCGGACCTATATCACCAGCGGTGAGCCGGTAGGATCGCGCACGCTCTCCCGCAGCAACCAGGAGGGCTTGAGCGCGGCCACCATCCGTAACGTGATGGCGGACCTCACCGAGGCTGGGTACCTGGAGCAGCCGCATACTTCCGCCGGGCGCGTGCCGACGGCGGCCGCCTATCGCTACTACGTGGAGCAGATCAGCGGACAAACCAACCTGGCGCCGGGGGACGAAGAGCTCATTCGCGACTCATTCCAGGGGGTCAGCGACATACAAGAGTTTTTGGAGCGCACCTCGCACGTGCTGTCGCTGATTTCCTCTAACGTTGGCGTGGCGGTGGCGGGAGGAGCGCGCAACGCGCTGCAGCACATTTACTTTTCCCGACTTGCGCCCCAGAAAATCCTGGCCGTGGTGGTGATGCGCTCCGGACTGGTGCGTGACCGCGTGCTGCGTTTGCCCCATGACATTCCGCAGGCGGATCTCGACGCCGCGGCGCGCTACCTGAACGAGAACTTTGCGGGCTGGACGATCGAGGACATGCACCAGGAGATGTCGCGCCGCATCGAGCGTGAGCGCAGCGAGTACGATCGCCTGATGCAGTCCCTGGCGGAGTTGCAGAAGCAGGGAGCGTTGTCACCGGTGGAAGTGGCCCCGGCCCAGGTGTACATCGAGGGGGCGGCCAACCTGGTGGTCAACGAGGAGGACCGCGACCGCTTGCGCCGGCTGCTGCAGACCCTGGAAGAAAAGCAGAAGGTCGCCGACCTGCTGAGTGCCTATCTGGACGCGCGGCAGGAGGCGGTGCGCGTGGTCATCGGCCTGGAAGAAGCCTTGCCCGATATGCGCAATTTCGTGCTCATCGGCGCCCCGGCGCGGGTCGGGCAAGATGTGATGGGATCGCTGGCGGTGATCGGTCCGACGCGCATCGATTACCAGCACACGATCACTGCCGTCAGTTATATTGCGAAGTTGTTTGACAAGCTGCTGAACGAGGAGAAGTAG
- a CDS encoding Mrp/NBP35 family ATP-binding protein produces MAAHAPQGMPPAPQPLPGVQNVIAIGSGKGGVGKTTIAVNLAIALARMGHRVGLLDADVYGPNVPLMLGTNQAPRVLENNRIEPLEQFGLKVISVGFLNPGDRPLIWRGPMLHKIIGQFVQQVAWGELDYLVIDLPPGTGDVALSLVQTVPLTGAVVVSTPSDVSLQDARKAIEMFRQVKVEVLGMVENMSHFVCPHCNHEIDIFSRGGAERTARQFGVPFLGAIELDPDIRKGGDSGAPVALEGETSPHARSIYGFARTVVHRLGELAARPADSFLEIR; encoded by the coding sequence TTGGCCGCACACGCACCGCAGGGAATGCCTCCGGCGCCCCAGCCACTGCCCGGGGTGCAGAACGTTATTGCCATCGGGTCGGGAAAGGGCGGGGTGGGGAAGACGACCATCGCCGTCAACCTGGCCATTGCGCTCGCCAGGATGGGTCATCGTGTTGGCCTGCTGGACGCCGATGTCTACGGTCCCAACGTCCCACTGATGTTGGGCACCAATCAGGCGCCGCGTGTGCTGGAGAACAACCGCATCGAGCCGTTGGAGCAGTTCGGGCTGAAAGTGATCTCGGTGGGGTTCCTGAACCCGGGCGATCGTCCGCTCATCTGGCGCGGGCCCATGCTGCACAAGATCATCGGGCAGTTCGTGCAGCAGGTAGCGTGGGGCGAACTGGACTACCTGGTGATTGATCTGCCGCCGGGGACGGGGGACGTCGCACTCTCGCTCGTGCAGACCGTCCCGCTCACCGGCGCGGTCGTCGTCTCCACGCCGTCGGATGTGTCCCTGCAGGATGCGCGCAAGGCCATCGAGATGTTCCGCCAGGTCAAGGTCGAGGTGCTGGGCATGGTTGAGAACATGAGCCACTTCGTCTGCCCGCACTGCAACCACGAAATCGACATCTTTTCGCGCGGCGGCGCGGAGCGCACCGCCCGCCAATTCGGCGTGCCCTTCCTAGGCGCCATCGAGCTCGATCCTGACATCCGTAAAGGCGGTGATTCCGGCGCTCCCGTGGCGCTCGAGGGCGAAACCTCCCCGCACGCTCGCTCCATATATGGCTTTGCCAGGACCGTGGTGCATCGTCTCGGCGAGCTGGCCGCTCGGCCTGCGGACAGCTTCCTGGAGATTCGCTAA
- a CDS encoding acyl-CoA thioesterase, with product MNSSRDLAPRPVKDSQSEMAEVVLPNDTNPLGNLLGGRLMHLIDMAGAMAAHRHSRSYVVTASMDHLDFLAPVHVGDLLILRSSVNRAFRTSMEVGVKCWVESYLNNTTRHVSSAYLTFVAVDANGNRQAVPPVVPETDDQERRYADAERRRATRLAESARRRAAQKSEAGSRP from the coding sequence ATGAATAGCTCGCGTGACCTCGCTCCCCGCCCGGTGAAAGACTCGCAGTCTGAAATGGCCGAAGTGGTGCTGCCCAACGACACCAACCCGCTCGGCAATCTGCTGGGCGGCCGGCTCATGCACCTGATCGACATGGCCGGGGCCATGGCCGCGCATCGCCACTCGCGCAGCTACGTGGTCACCGCGTCCATGGATCACCTGGACTTTCTCGCACCCGTACACGTGGGCGATCTGTTGATCCTGCGCTCCTCGGTGAACCGCGCCTTCCGGACTTCGATGGAAGTAGGCGTGAAGTGCTGGGTGGAGAGCTACCTGAACAACACCACGCGCCACGTCAGTTCTGCTTATTTGACGTTTGTGGCCGTGGACGCGAACGGCAATCGCCAGGCGGTGCCCCCGGTTGTCCCGGAAACCGACGATCAAGAGCGCCGCTATGCGGACGCCGAGCGCCGTCGCGCTACGCGCCTGGCGGAAAGCGCCCGCCGCCGCGCCGCGCAGAAATCCGAAGCCGGGTCCCGGCCGTAA
- a CDS encoding tetratricopeptide repeat protein: protein MALTIHHDRSPLVTDHWPLTTAMDRIEMLTQFLAENPGDAFARYGLAMEYSKLGQVENALEHFGKLLERHPDYTAGYFMAAQTLAAAGRTDEARSMLRRGITSAENTGNAHAKSEMEGMLAELG, encoded by the coding sequence ATGGCATTGACCATTCATCATGACCGCTCGCCGCTGGTGACTGACCACTGGCCACTGACCACTGCAATGGACCGCATCGAGATGCTGACACAGTTCCTGGCCGAGAATCCCGGGGACGCGTTCGCGCGCTACGGGCTGGCAATGGAGTATTCCAAACTGGGCCAGGTGGAAAACGCGCTCGAGCACTTCGGGAAACTCCTCGAACGGCATCCCGATTACACCGCCGGGTACTTCATGGCGGCGCAGACCCTGGCCGCAGCCGGTCGTACGGACGAGGCGCGCAGCATGCTGCGCCGGGGCATCACCTCCGCTGAGAACACCGGAAACGCGCATGCGAAGTCGGAGATGGAAGGGATGCTGGCCGAGTTGGGATGA
- a CDS encoding SDR family NAD(P)-dependent oxidoreductase — protein MELAGKVVVITGASMGIGEALAKVFADHGASVVLSSRDAGRAEAARQRIGHLERTLALACDVRRREDIDRLVAAVLERFGRIDVWINNAGHGLIDSIATMDMAACRSMFDTNLFGAVECMQAVVPWMKKQRSGAIINISSVAGHIAVPYRGAYSATKFALNAIGRTARIELRGTGINVLTVCPGYIATDFAVNAIKGRERMRLGTAARQGIPAERVARAVLDAYKNGKREIVVPWKDHLLIKIYQCFPRLLEYVMARLLRPADEVIAKALAARKGS, from the coding sequence ATGGAACTTGCTGGGAAAGTGGTTGTGATTACCGGCGCCTCGATGGGCATCGGCGAGGCGCTGGCGAAAGTGTTCGCCGATCACGGCGCGTCCGTGGTGCTGAGTTCGCGCGACGCAGGACGCGCCGAAGCCGCGCGGCAGCGCATCGGCCACCTGGAGCGCACCCTCGCCCTGGCCTGTGACGTGCGCCGCCGCGAAGACATCGACCGCCTGGTCGCCGCCGTCCTCGAGCGCTTCGGGCGCATCGACGTGTGGATCAACAACGCCGGCCATGGACTGATCGACTCCATTGCCACTATGGACATGGCTGCCTGCCGTAGCATGTTCGACACCAATCTGTTCGGCGCTGTCGAGTGCATGCAGGCCGTGGTGCCGTGGATGAAGAAACAACGATCGGGCGCCATCATCAACATTTCCAGTGTGGCCGGGCATATCGCCGTTCCCTACCGCGGCGCGTACAGCGCAACCAAGTTCGCGCTCAATGCCATCGGCAGGACGGCGCGCATCGAACTGCGCGGCACCGGCATTAACGTGCTGACCGTCTGCCCCGGCTACATCGCTACCGACTTTGCCGTGAATGCCATTAAGGGCAGGGAGCGCATGCGACTAGGCACCGCGGCGCGCCAAGGCATCCCCGCCGAGCGCGTGGCGCGCGCGGTGCTCGACGCCTACAAGAACGGCAAGCGTGAGATCGTGGTGCCGTGGAAGGATCACCTCTTGATCAAGATCTATCAGTGCTTTCCGCGTCTGTTGGAGTACGTCATGGCGCGGCTGCTGCGTCCGGCGGACGAGGTGATTGCGAAAGCGCTGGCAGCGAGGAAGGGAAGTTGA
- a CDS encoding LON peptidase substrate-binding domain-containing protein: MDSLLAIFPLDVVLFPSAPLPLHIFEPRYKEMIGECIAAKSSFGVVRSQGETLAEVGCTAEILEVTKQYDDGRLDILTQGRQRFELVGLNQERAFLQAEVTYFDDEPGTTDRQDVERALRLYHEVLEVAGVEAPSPMPGAGELSFQLVAPLPLDLDFKQTLLGMRSEPQRVSAVIEYYQALLPRMRRSVRVRKVAGGNGHAL; the protein is encoded by the coding sequence ATGGACTCGCTGCTCGCCATTTTCCCGCTCGACGTGGTGCTGTTTCCCAGCGCGCCGCTGCCCCTGCACATTTTCGAGCCGCGCTACAAGGAGATGATCGGGGAGTGCATCGCCGCCAAGAGCTCTTTCGGCGTGGTGCGCTCGCAGGGCGAGACGCTGGCCGAGGTGGGCTGCACGGCGGAGATCCTAGAAGTCACGAAACAGTACGACGACGGGCGGCTCGACATCCTCACCCAGGGCCGGCAGCGTTTTGAGCTGGTGGGACTGAACCAGGAGCGCGCCTTCCTGCAAGCTGAAGTGACGTACTTCGACGACGAGCCCGGCACCACGGACCGCCAGGACGTGGAGCGCGCCCTCCGGCTCTACCACGAGGTGCTGGAGGTCGCGGGCGTGGAAGCGCCGTCACCGATGCCAGGCGCCGGCGAACTGTCGTTCCAGTTGGTCGCGCCCCTGCCGCTCGATCTGGATTTCAAGCAGACGCTGCTGGGCATGCGCTCGGAACCGCAGCGCGTTTCTGCCGTGATTGAGTATTATCAGGCGCTGCTGCCGCGGATGCGCCGCTCCGTACGAGTGCGGAAGGTGGCGGGCGGGAACGGCCACGCCCTGTGA